The proteins below come from a single Micromonospora citrea genomic window:
- a CDS encoding sensor histidine kinase — protein sequence MNAYDPHPATRRLRRPAPTDTAVALLVAVLTATGAFGTNDFFGPTLAGLDDRVPPPWLGVPLAATLGLLTRWRRRLPVTLLAAALLANALVSAHAAVAVALYTLGERRPGGPRVAAATLASTVLVAVPIWRFAGADGAIPISMAGCVAPVLLGLYVGTRHELLHRIRERAERGEREQQQRIARARSDERAQIARDMHDVLTHRVSLMVLQATALEATGGRDAVTIGRQIGATGREALAELRALVEVLRNDDDAPLTPQPGLADLGVLIEESRRVGIPVTLDVTDPAGQRPPLLVGHTAYRFVQEALTNVHKHAPGASTRVRVEQTPNALRLSVRNGPGRPVTDAPLPAGGHGLLGLAERVRLVGGEFTAGPTRDGGFEVTAEVPTGPGGQR from the coding sequence ATGAACGCGTACGACCCACATCCGGCGACGCGCCGGCTCCGTCGGCCCGCGCCCACCGACACGGCCGTGGCGCTGCTCGTCGCGGTGCTCACGGCGACCGGCGCGTTCGGGACCAACGACTTCTTCGGCCCGACCCTGGCCGGCCTCGACGACCGCGTCCCGCCGCCGTGGCTCGGCGTCCCGCTCGCCGCGACGCTGGGGCTGCTGACCAGATGGCGACGAAGACTGCCGGTCACCCTGCTCGCCGCCGCGCTGCTGGCGAACGCTCTCGTGTCGGCCCACGCGGCCGTCGCGGTCGCGCTCTACACGCTGGGCGAACGTCGCCCCGGCGGGCCCAGGGTCGCCGCCGCCACGCTGGCGTCCACCGTACTGGTCGCCGTGCCGATCTGGCGGTTCGCCGGCGCGGACGGCGCCATCCCGATCAGCATGGCGGGCTGTGTCGCGCCAGTGCTGCTCGGCCTCTACGTCGGCACCAGGCACGAGCTGCTGCACCGCATCCGGGAACGGGCGGAACGCGGCGAGCGCGAGCAGCAGCAGCGCATCGCCCGGGCCCGCAGCGACGAACGGGCGCAGATCGCCCGCGACATGCACGACGTGCTCACCCACCGCGTCTCGTTGATGGTGCTTCAGGCCACCGCGTTGGAGGCCACCGGAGGCAGGGACGCGGTCACCATCGGCCGACAGATCGGCGCGACCGGCCGGGAGGCCCTCGCCGAACTCCGCGCCCTGGTGGAGGTTCTCCGCAACGACGACGACGCGCCGCTCACCCCGCAGCCGGGCCTGGCCGACCTGGGCGTCCTCATCGAGGAGTCCCGACGCGTCGGCATCCCCGTCACCCTCGACGTGACGGACCCGGCCGGACAGCGACCTCCACTGCTGGTGGGACACACGGCCTACCGGTTCGTCCAGGAGGCCCTCACCAACGTGCACAAACACGCGCCCGGAGCATCGACCCGCGTACGCGTCGAGCAGACCCCGAACGCGCTGCGACTGTCGGTCCGCAACGGCCCGGGACGGCCGGTCACCGACGCGCCGCTGCCGGCCGGCGGCCACGGGTTGCTCGGGCTCGCCGAACGGGTGCGGCTCGTCGGCGGCGAGTTCACCGCCGGTCCCACCCGCGACGGCGGCTTCGAGGTGACCGCCGAGGTGCCGACCGGCCCTGGCGGGCAGCGGTGA
- a CDS encoding response regulator: MSAPATPIRTLIVDDEWMVRAMLRTILEAAPDVTVTGEASDGVEAVAAARTLRPDVVLMDIRMPRGDGLTATQRMARLTPPPHVVVLTTFDLDEYVHTALLHGAVGFLLKDASAADMLGAVRSAARGDAMISPPVTRRLLRTLTGPAPQRRGDALRRLAVLTDKEREVLVAVGGGLSNSEIAATLYMSEATAKTHVSRILAKLGLANRVQAAILAHRAGLLD, encoded by the coding sequence GTGAGCGCACCGGCCACCCCGATCCGGACGCTGATCGTCGACGACGAGTGGATGGTACGCGCGATGCTGCGCACGATCCTGGAGGCGGCGCCCGACGTCACGGTGACGGGCGAGGCCTCCGACGGCGTCGAAGCCGTCGCCGCCGCCCGGACACTGCGACCCGACGTCGTCCTCATGGACATCCGCATGCCCCGGGGCGACGGGCTGACCGCGACGCAGCGGATGGCGCGCCTGACCCCGCCGCCGCACGTCGTCGTGCTCACCACGTTCGACCTCGACGAATACGTGCACACCGCGCTGCTGCACGGCGCCGTCGGATTCCTGCTCAAGGACGCCTCGGCCGCCGACATGCTCGGCGCGGTACGCAGCGCGGCGCGCGGCGACGCGATGATCTCACCCCCGGTCACCCGCAGACTGCTGCGGACGCTCACCGGGCCGGCCCCGCAGCGGCGCGGCGACGCCCTCAGACGGCTGGCCGTCCTCACCGACAAGGAACGCGAGGTGCTGGTCGCCGTCGGCGGGGGCCTGTCGAACAGCGAGATCGCCGCCACCCTCTACATGAGCGAGGCGACGGCGAAGACCCACGTCAGCCGGATCCTCGCGAAGCTGGGCCTCGCCAACCGGGTGCAGGCCGCGATCCTCGCCCACCGCGCCGGCCTGCTCGACTGA
- a CDS encoding NAD-dependent protein deacetylase — translation MTETIDAVAGLVAGGGVVVLSGAGLSTESGIPDYRGPSGAARRHTPMTNQVFTRDAQARRRYWARSHLGWRVIARAAPNDGHRAVARLQRGGLVDGVITQNVDGLHTAAGSPRVVELHGRLDEVVCLDCGNQTSREELDRRLREANPGFDARVAAVNPDGDVDLADDAVARFRTVDCALCRGGMLKPDVVFFGETVPAPRVARCFDMVERARLLLVLGSSLTVMSGRRFVLRAAKLGIPVVIVNQGPTRGDGYAELTVDAPLGRLLPALADRTVGVAGAGDAEQVSVGLTAAR, via the coding sequence GTGACGGAGACGATCGACGCGGTGGCCGGCCTGGTGGCCGGCGGTGGTGTCGTGGTGTTGAGCGGCGCGGGCCTGTCCACCGAGTCGGGCATCCCGGACTATCGGGGGCCCAGCGGTGCGGCGCGGCGGCACACCCCGATGACGAACCAGGTGTTCACGCGGGACGCGCAGGCGCGGCGGCGCTACTGGGCGCGCAGCCACCTGGGGTGGCGGGTGATCGCGCGGGCGGCGCCGAACGACGGGCACCGGGCGGTGGCCCGGTTGCAGCGCGGTGGCCTGGTCGACGGGGTGATCACGCAGAACGTCGACGGGCTGCACACCGCGGCGGGCAGTCCGCGGGTGGTGGAGCTGCACGGCCGCCTTGACGAGGTGGTGTGCCTGGACTGCGGCAACCAGACGTCGCGGGAGGAGCTGGACCGGCGGCTGCGGGAGGCCAATCCGGGGTTCGACGCGCGGGTCGCGGCGGTGAACCCGGACGGCGACGTGGATCTCGCCGACGACGCGGTGGCCCGGTTCCGTACGGTCGACTGCGCGTTGTGCCGCGGCGGCATGCTCAAGCCCGACGTGGTGTTCTTCGGTGAGACCGTGCCGGCGCCGCGGGTGGCCCGCTGTTTCGACATGGTGGAGCGGGCGCGGCTGCTGCTGGTGCTGGGGTCGTCGTTGACGGTGATGTCGGGTCGCCGCTTCGTGCTGCGGGCGGCGAAGCTCGGCATACCGGTGGTGATCGTCAACCAGGGGCCGACGCGGGGCGACGGGTATGCCGAGTTGACCGTCGACGCGCCGCTGGGTCGGTTGCTGCCGGCGCTGGCCGACCGGACGGTGGGGGTCGCCGGTGCCGGCGATGCGGAGCAGGTGTCGGTGGGGCTGACGGCGGCGCGGTGA
- a CDS encoding SDR family oxidoreductase, protein MRVVIAGGHGKIAQLTHRELAGRGDTAVGLIRNPDHAAALTAAGAHPVVADLEHVGVDELAGHLDGADAVIFAAGAGPGSGAARKDTVDRGAAVLLADAAERAGVRRYLLVSSVGVENEPPAGTDEVFAAYLRAKKAAEDDLTRRDLDWTVLRPGRLTDDPPAGRITLARHAPAGAVTRTDVARVLVALLHAPRTAGLILELVGGETPIADAVAATTAR, encoded by the coding sequence ATGCGCGTCGTCATCGCCGGAGGCCACGGCAAGATCGCCCAGTTGACCCACCGGGAACTCGCCGGGCGCGGCGACACCGCCGTCGGTCTCATCCGCAACCCCGACCACGCGGCCGCGCTCACCGCCGCCGGCGCCCACCCCGTCGTCGCCGACCTGGAACACGTCGGCGTCGACGAACTCGCCGGCCACCTCGACGGCGCCGATGCGGTGATCTTCGCCGCCGGCGCCGGTCCCGGCAGCGGCGCCGCCCGCAAGGACACCGTCGACCGAGGCGCCGCCGTGCTGCTCGCCGACGCCGCCGAACGCGCCGGAGTCCGCCGCTACCTGCTGGTCTCCTCCGTCGGCGTGGAGAACGAGCCGCCCGCCGGCACCGACGAGGTGTTCGCCGCCTACCTGCGGGCCAAGAAGGCCGCCGAGGACGACCTCACCCGCCGCGACCTCGACTGGACGGTGCTGCGACCCGGCCGGCTCACCGACGACCCGCCCGCCGGGCGGATCACCCTCGCCCGGCACGCACCCGCCGGCGCGGTCACCCGCACCGACGTCGCCCGCGTGCTGGTGGCCCTGCTCCACGCGCCCCGCACCGCCGGACTGATCCTGGAACTCGTCGGCGGCGAGACCCCGATCGCCGACGCCGTGGCCGCCACGACCGCCCGCTGA
- a CDS encoding SDR family oxidoreductase gives MQEPTKTTPVAVVTGANRGIGKAVAAQLARDGYRTVLAVRDPARGRAAARELPAQATVEQLDVADADSVARFARRLRDRYGRVDVLVNNAAVNYDTWQDPLGADLDLVRDTLDVNAIGAWRVSQALAPLMRRHSPGRRIVNVSSESGSLTDMHAATPAYAMSKAALNALTRLLAAQLAPDGILVNSVCPGWVATDMGGPTAPRTPAQGAASVLWAVRIPDDGPTGGFFRDGQPLPW, from the coding sequence ATGCAGGAACCGACGAAGACGACGCCGGTCGCCGTGGTGACCGGCGCCAACCGGGGCATCGGCAAGGCAGTCGCCGCCCAGCTGGCCCGCGACGGATACCGGACGGTCCTCGCCGTCCGCGACCCCGCTCGCGGCCGCGCCGCAGCCCGAGAACTCCCCGCGCAGGCCACCGTCGAGCAGCTCGACGTCGCCGACGCCGACAGCGTCGCCCGCTTCGCGCGGCGGCTGCGCGACCGGTACGGCCGGGTGGACGTCCTGGTCAACAACGCCGCCGTCAACTACGACACCTGGCAGGACCCGCTCGGCGCCGACCTGGACCTCGTCCGCGACACCCTGGACGTCAACGCCATCGGCGCCTGGCGGGTCAGCCAGGCACTGGCACCACTGATGCGCCGCCACAGCCCCGGCCGGCGCATCGTCAACGTCTCCAGCGAAAGCGGCTCACTGACCGACATGCACGCCGCCACCCCCGCGTACGCGATGTCCAAGGCCGCCCTCAACGCCCTGACCCGGCTGCTCGCCGCGCAACTCGCCCCCGACGGCATCCTCGTCAACTCCGTCTGCCCCGGATGGGTGGCCACCGACATGGGCGGCCCCACCGCGCCCCGCACCCCCGCCCAGGGCGCCGCCAGCGTCCTGTGGGCGGTACGGATCCCCGACGACGGCCCCACCGGCGGGTTCTTCCGGGACGGACAGCCACTGCCCTGGTGA
- a CDS encoding DivIVA domain-containing protein — MSATQISRYEGGHVSGGVQVRMTADRVRRWEFGTASFARRGYDNADVDRFRMQVADELDLLSAQVANLRAENERLNNQLELHRHGVLPSASAAAMPAAKEVNLLSAAQREAEQIIAQAHDYARRVAEYARTQYESYVRAAAEEARQEAERAVQDYRAAAGSDFDDAVAAREALRIYGEMMISHMQAAARHLDDGTEQLARTMQRLTREGAASAVGVGAGQGALPRHQQR; from the coding sequence GTGAGCGCTACCCAGATCAGCAGGTATGAGGGCGGGCACGTCTCGGGCGGCGTGCAGGTGCGGATGACCGCCGACCGGGTGCGCCGGTGGGAGTTCGGCACGGCTTCGTTCGCCCGTCGGGGCTACGACAACGCCGACGTGGACCGGTTCCGGATGCAGGTGGCCGACGAGTTGGATCTGCTCTCGGCGCAGGTGGCGAACCTGCGGGCGGAGAACGAGCGGCTCAACAACCAGTTGGAGCTGCACCGGCACGGGGTGCTGCCGAGCGCGTCGGCGGCGGCGATGCCGGCGGCGAAGGAGGTGAATCTGCTGTCGGCGGCGCAGCGGGAGGCCGAGCAGATCATCGCTCAGGCGCACGACTACGCGCGGCGGGTCGCCGAGTACGCCCGGACGCAGTACGAGAGTTACGTGCGGGCGGCGGCGGAGGAGGCGCGGCAGGAGGCGGAGCGGGCGGTGCAGGACTATCGCGCGGCGGCCGGTTCGGACTTCGACGACGCGGTGGCGGCCCGGGAGGCGTTGCGGATCTACGGCGAGATGATGATCTCGCACATGCAGGCGGCGGCGCGGCATCTCGACGACGGCACCGAGCAGTTGGCCCGGACGATGCAGCGGTTGACGCGTGAGGGTGCGGCGTCGGCCGTCGGGGTGGGTGCCGGACAGGGTGCGCTGCCCCGTCACCAGCAGCGGTGA
- a CDS encoding globin domain-containing protein, translated as MDAARLKQSWSLVAAHGDQVPLYFYSTLFLAHPETRQMFPTNMAGQRDRLVTALGHIVSHVDQVDRLVGFLKDLGADHRKFAVRAEHYPAVGEALLATLRHFLGDQWTEELAQDWAGAYGLVSQVMIDAAQAAEAVNPPWWVAEIVGHERRGFDVAVLTLRPQYLLPFTAGQSIGVSHPAVRSWRYYSPANAPRGDGTLELHVRAAPGGAVSSRLVYGCTVGDQLHLAAPVGDRLTLWSAGSSDLLLLASGTGWAPVKALVEQVAAEGSGRTVDLYVGARSRTEFYDSDAIDKLASSFAWLTVTYVVGADLHRPGEFTHPVDRALADGDWRARHVYVCGSDEMVSHSVAALSRAGYHAGQLHHEGLGRHWYGPAWRTAVERASAPDSPGGAR; from the coding sequence GTGGACGCCGCCCGGCTCAAGCAGAGCTGGTCCCTGGTCGCCGCGCACGGCGACCAGGTGCCGCTCTACTTCTACTCGACGTTGTTCCTGGCCCACCCCGAAACCCGGCAGATGTTCCCCACGAACATGGCGGGTCAGCGGGACCGGTTGGTCACCGCGCTGGGCCACATCGTGTCCCACGTGGACCAGGTGGACCGGCTGGTCGGGTTCCTCAAGGACCTGGGCGCCGATCATCGCAAGTTCGCGGTGCGGGCCGAGCACTATCCGGCGGTCGGTGAGGCGTTGCTGGCGACGCTGCGGCACTTCCTGGGCGACCAGTGGACCGAGGAGCTGGCCCAGGACTGGGCCGGCGCGTACGGGTTGGTGTCGCAGGTGATGATCGACGCCGCGCAGGCCGCGGAGGCGGTGAATCCGCCGTGGTGGGTGGCCGAGATCGTGGGCCACGAGCGGCGGGGTTTCGACGTGGCGGTGTTGACGTTGCGGCCGCAGTACCTGTTGCCGTTCACGGCGGGCCAGTCGATCGGGGTGTCGCATCCGGCGGTGCGGTCGTGGCGGTACTACTCCCCGGCGAACGCGCCCCGGGGGGACGGCACGCTGGAGCTGCACGTGCGGGCCGCGCCGGGCGGGGCGGTGTCGTCGCGGCTGGTGTACGGGTGCACGGTCGGCGACCAGTTGCACCTCGCGGCGCCGGTGGGCGACCGGCTGACCCTGTGGTCGGCGGGGTCGTCGGATCTGCTGCTGCTGGCCTCGGGCACGGGCTGGGCGCCGGTGAAGGCTCTCGTCGAGCAGGTCGCGGCGGAGGGTTCCGGGCGCACGGTCGACCTGTACGTGGGGGCCCGCTCGCGCACCGAGTTCTACGACAGCGACGCGATCGACAAGTTGGCGTCGTCGTTCGCGTGGTTGACGGTGACGTACGTGGTGGGTGCGGACCTGCATCGGCCGGGCGAGTTCACGCATCCGGTGGACCGGGCGTTGGCCGACGGTGACTGGCGGGCCCGGCACGTGTACGTGTGCGGCTCCGACGAGATGGTGTCGCATTCGGTGGCGGCGTTGTCGCGGGCCGGCTACCACGCGGGTCAGCTGCACCACGAGGGGCTCGGCAGGCACTGGTACGGCCCGGCGTGGCGCACGGCGGTGGAGCGGGCGTCCGCTCCGGACAGTCCCGGAGGTGCCCGGTGA
- a CDS encoding group I truncated hemoglobin, with translation MTVTEEAAPVSHYERIGGASSVKAAVELFYDKVLADPELAGYFTTVDMVGQRRHLALMLTVVLGGPNEYAGRGLAEAHQPLGVTPEHYAMVGAHLTATLTELGVPADVVADVQDVLAQVRGQVVAGGDGADA, from the coding sequence GTGACGGTTACGGAAGAAGCTGCCCCCGTCTCCCACTACGAGCGCATCGGTGGCGCCAGTTCGGTGAAGGCCGCCGTTGAACTGTTCTACGACAAGGTGCTCGCCGATCCGGAACTCGCCGGCTACTTCACCACCGTGGACATGGTGGGTCAGCGCCGGCACCTGGCCCTGATGCTGACGGTGGTGCTCGGCGGGCCCAACGAGTACGCCGGGCGTGGTCTCGCCGAGGCGCACCAGCCGCTGGGTGTCACGCCGGAGCATTACGCGATGGTGGGCGCGCACCTGACGGCGACGCTGACGGAGCTCGGGGTTCCGGCCGACGTCGTCGCCGACGTGCAGGACGTGCTCGCGCAGGTGCGTGGCCAGGTGGTGGCCGGCGGCGACGGGGCGGACGCCTGA
- a CDS encoding dihydrofolate reductase family protein, producing the protein MRKLIFGMNLTLDGYIAAPGDDIGWSGGEGPDSSPSDELFQWWYEQMRASELTLYGRKLWEAMSSHWPTGDQRPNATQAEIEFARLWRDMPKVVFSSTIDQVDWNARLVTGDAVAEITRLKAEDGGPMDIAGATLAGAAMRAGLIDEYAVVTHPVLVGGGTPFFTALDTWVNLNLVERRTFPGGVVLTRYETRR; encoded by the coding sequence ATGCGGAAACTGATCTTCGGCATGAACCTGACCCTGGACGGCTACATCGCCGCGCCCGGCGACGACATCGGCTGGAGTGGCGGTGAGGGACCGGACTCGTCGCCGAGCGATGAGCTGTTCCAGTGGTGGTACGAGCAGATGCGGGCGAGCGAGCTGACGCTGTACGGGCGCAAACTGTGGGAGGCGATGAGTTCCCACTGGCCGACCGGCGACCAACGGCCCAACGCCACCCAGGCGGAGATCGAGTTCGCGCGCCTCTGGCGGGACATGCCGAAAGTCGTGTTCTCCTCCACGATCGACCAGGTCGACTGGAACGCGCGCCTGGTCACCGGCGACGCGGTCGCCGAGATCACCCGGCTCAAGGCCGAGGACGGCGGCCCGATGGACATCGCCGGCGCGACGCTGGCCGGGGCGGCCATGCGGGCCGGGCTGATCGACGAATACGCCGTGGTCACCCACCCGGTCCTGGTGGGCGGCGGCACACCGTTCTTCACCGCGCTGGACACCTGGGTGAACCTGAACCTGGTCGAGAGGCGGACATTTCCCGGCGGCGTAGTGCTGACCCGATACGAGACGAGGCGATGA
- a CDS encoding RNA polymerase subunit sigma-70, translating to MIDARSPGADEATFIRAVRSGDTARFARLTERHRRELQVHCYRMLANYEDAQDMTQETFLRAWKKRESFKGHAALRTWLYRIATNACLDFLEKRNDRTPVTVGLPGAGSEVRYLQPYPDRMLPEDPQESVVARETIELAFIVAVQHLPPRQRAVFVLRDVLGWPASRAADALEVTVASVTSALQRARVTVREQLPDRRLDWRSPATHELSDDERAVVRSYMDAHERNDLDGLVALLRDDLRFAMLPEPGTLVVTAEDAVDGWVSGGLFRRGYDDWRCVATTVNRMPAAALYLRIPGDPEYRLFNIAVLRIVDGKVVELTGFGAAGRPWLGLPPTL from the coding sequence ATGATCGATGCCAGATCGCCGGGCGCCGACGAGGCCACGTTCATCCGGGCGGTCCGTTCAGGCGACACGGCACGGTTCGCGCGGCTCACGGAGCGGCACCGTCGCGAGTTGCAGGTGCACTGCTACCGGATGCTCGCGAACTACGAGGACGCCCAGGACATGACGCAGGAGACGTTCCTGCGGGCGTGGAAGAAGCGAGAGTCGTTCAAGGGGCATGCGGCCCTGCGGACGTGGCTGTACCGGATCGCGACGAACGCCTGCCTCGACTTTCTGGAGAAGCGCAACGACCGCACGCCCGTGACTGTCGGGCTGCCGGGCGCGGGCTCGGAAGTGCGTTACCTGCAGCCCTACCCGGACCGGATGCTCCCGGAGGACCCGCAGGAATCGGTGGTGGCGCGGGAGACGATCGAGTTGGCGTTCATCGTCGCCGTCCAGCACCTGCCGCCGCGGCAGCGGGCGGTGTTCGTCCTGCGCGACGTCCTGGGCTGGCCGGCGTCGAGGGCTGCCGATGCCCTCGAGGTGACCGTCGCATCGGTGACGAGCGCACTGCAGCGGGCGCGCGTGACGGTGCGCGAGCAGTTGCCCGACCGCCGGCTCGACTGGCGGAGCCCTGCCACGCACGAGCTGTCGGACGACGAGCGCGCCGTGGTGAGGTCGTACATGGACGCCCATGAGCGCAACGACCTGGACGGGCTGGTGGCCCTGCTGCGCGACGATCTGCGCTTCGCGATGCTTCCCGAGCCGGGCACCTTGGTCGTCACGGCCGAGGACGCGGTGGACGGCTGGGTCTCCGGTGGGCTCTTCCGGCGCGGTTACGACGACTGGCGCTGTGTGGCCACGACGGTCAACCGCATGCCTGCGGCCGCGCTGTACCTTCGCATCCCCGGCGATCCGGAGTACCGGTTGTTCAACATCGCGGTCCTGCGCATCGTGGACGGGAAGGTCGTCGAGCTCACCGGGTTCGGGGCCGCCGGCAGACCATGGCTGGGCCTGCCGCCGACACTGTGA